From a single Terriglobia bacterium genomic region:
- a CDS encoding DUF362 domain-containing protein gives MITKTEKTPRRVFLKSGLLVGSALAAGWLDHSDKPHGPGGSPPDGKSKIVIARDPQLRGMSSGPDQNSLLKILDRALQGFYDRGSPVEAWKQLVRPGEVVGLKVNCLAGKGMSTNRQLVEGICERLQQAGIRNIVIWDRLNADLESAGYRIAEGNRAIRCFGNDSAGYEQELTIFGNVGSLVSTTLTRICDAVINLPILKDHGITGITGALKNMFGAIHNPNKYHLNVGDPYVADVNMLLPIRQKVRLTICDAITAQYEGGPSYMPQWTWPYNGLIVGTDPVALDHIGWQIIEQKRAEKGLEPLQRLKREPTYIATAADARHRLGTCDPARIQVLEI, from the coding sequence ATGATTACAAAGACCGAAAAGACGCCGAGACGCGTCTTTCTGAAGTCGGGCCTGCTGGTTGGTTCGGCCCTTGCGGCCGGATGGCTAGACCATAGCGACAAGCCGCATGGACCGGGCGGCTCCCCGCCTGATGGGAAATCAAAAATCGTAATCGCACGCGACCCGCAGCTCCGGGGAATGAGCTCCGGTCCGGACCAGAATTCCCTTCTGAAGATCCTGGATCGGGCCCTGCAGGGTTTCTACGATCGAGGCAGCCCGGTCGAAGCGTGGAAGCAGTTGGTGCGTCCCGGAGAAGTAGTCGGGTTGAAGGTGAATTGTCTGGCCGGCAAAGGGATGTCGACGAACCGGCAGCTGGTGGAGGGCATCTGCGAGCGGCTCCAGCAGGCGGGCATCCGCAATATTGTGATCTGGGATCGGCTGAACGCGGACCTCGAAAGCGCAGGCTATCGAATCGCCGAAGGGAATCGCGCCATTCGCTGCTTCGGCAACGACTCGGCCGGTTACGAGCAGGAGCTAACGATTTTTGGGAATGTCGGAAGTCTCGTTTCGACAACGCTTACGCGCATATGCGACGCCGTGATCAACCTGCCGATACTCAAGGATCATGGGATCACTGGGATCACCGGGGCACTCAAGAACATGTTCGGGGCCATCCACAACCCGAACAAATACCATCTCAATGTCGGGGACCCCTATGTGGCTGATGTCAATATGCTTCTTCCGATAAGACAAAAGGTCCGGCTGACCATTTGCGACGCCATCACCGCACAGTATGAAGGAGGGCCTTCCTATATGCCCCAGTGGACCTGGCCTTACAATGGGTTGATCGTAGGCACGGATCCAGTGGCGCTGGACCATATCGGCTGGCAGATCATCGAGCAGAAAAGAGCCGAAAAAGGGCTGGAGCCTTTGCAGCGGCTGAAGCGCGAACCGACTTACATCGCTACCGCAGCCGACGCGCGGCACCGCCTGGGAACTTGTGATCCGGCGCGGATTCAGGTGTTGGAAATATGA
- the amrS gene encoding AmmeMemoRadiSam system radical SAM enzyme, whose product MANPENPYPDESALNRRDFLKAASIPCLAVACAGAYRVSSSEVPPLAGNDSQFVVEASFYEKLSFKKIKCRLCPRECVIDDRERGYCGVRENRGGTYYTLVHSRVAASNVDPIEKKPFFHFLPGSSAFSIATAGCNVNCKMCQNWQISQVRPEQIQATYLPPDQVAGLAGQFKCPVIAYTYTEPVVFCEYMLDTAAAGHRAGLKSVMVTGGYVQQEVLKQLCHSVDAIKVDLKGFSEKFYREVVNGELKPVLDTLVTIRKQGIWLEVVQLVLPTLNDSDEEIRGLARWIKAELGQEVPIHFSRFHPEYLLKNLPPTPVSTLERAKAIADAEGLRFAYVGNVPGHPAESTYCPRCRQVVVQRNGFVSVTVFLEKGKCRHCQTPIAGVWSA is encoded by the coding sequence ATGGCAAATCCTGAAAATCCGTATCCAGATGAGAGCGCGCTGAATCGGCGCGACTTTCTTAAAGCTGCATCCATCCCATGTCTGGCCGTCGCTTGCGCAGGGGCGTATCGGGTCTCTTCCTCCGAGGTGCCACCTCTGGCCGGAAACGATTCCCAGTTTGTCGTGGAAGCGAGCTTTTACGAAAAGCTCTCCTTCAAAAAAATCAAATGCAGGCTTTGCCCCCGTGAATGCGTCATCGACGACCGTGAACGCGGCTACTGCGGCGTCCGCGAGAATCGCGGCGGCACGTACTACACGCTGGTTCACTCGCGCGTTGCGGCGTCCAACGTGGATCCCATCGAGAAGAAGCCGTTCTTTCATTTTCTCCCCGGAAGCTCGGCGTTCTCGATTGCCACGGCCGGCTGCAACGTCAACTGCAAGATGTGCCAGAACTGGCAGATTTCGCAGGTCAGGCCGGAGCAGATCCAAGCAACTTACCTCCCACCCGATCAGGTTGCCGGCCTGGCTGGACAGTTTAAGTGTCCGGTCATCGCATACACCTACACCGAGCCGGTGGTTTTTTGTGAATACATGCTCGATACGGCTGCGGCGGGACATCGAGCGGGTCTCAAGAGCGTGATGGTGACCGGAGGGTATGTTCAGCAGGAGGTCTTGAAGCAACTGTGCCACTCTGTCGATGCCATCAAGGTGGACTTGAAGGGGTTTTCGGAGAAGTTTTACAGGGAAGTGGTTAACGGCGAGCTGAAGCCCGTCCTCGACACACTCGTGACCATACGCAAACAAGGCATTTGGCTGGAAGTTGTGCAACTGGTGCTGCCGACCCTGAATGATAGTGACGAAGAAATCAGGGGACTTGCCCGCTGGATCAAGGCGGAGTTGGGCCAGGAGGTCCCCATTCACTTTTCGCGCTTCCATCCGGAATACCTGCTGAAGAACCTGCCGCCGACGCCCGTCAGCACTCTCGAACGCGCCAAGGCCATCGCCGATGCTGAGGGACTTCGCTTTGCTTACGTCGGCAACGTGCCGGGCCACCCCGCGGAGAGCACCTACTGCCCCAGATGCCGCCAGGTTGTGGTGCAACGAAACGGCTTTGTGTCGGTGACGGTCTTTCTCGAGAAAGGCAAGTGCCGCCACTGCCAGACTCCGATTGCCGGAGTGTGGAGCGCGTAG
- the aspS gene encoding aspartate--tRNA ligase — MVAQATRELAGTPMHLCGWVETVRDHGGVLFFHLRDATGKLQVILDPGRLSSEVAEEARRIRPEWVMKFSGTLRLRPPGTQATSLDTKDIELEAGGFEVLGVAANLPFRPQERDKVSEDLRLKHRTVDLRSDTMQANLRLRHRVVSSFRSFLNSEGFIEVETPCLAKSTPEGARDFLVPSRLQPGTFFALPQSPQLFKQILMVGGIERYYQVARCFRDEDLRANRQPEFTQLDIEASFVNESDVMCLVETMIRRAMEDVGRPLDPKPFPVISYQEAMNRYGTDAPDLRFDLPVVNLTEIFADTEFHLFRKMLDAGGQVLGLAIPGSFQLSRKDIETIREQAEEAGAEAPAWGRIEDAVFSSSLAKFFSEKERKAIAVAMGNGERDLILFQAGKDPKTLCLNMGRIRLLAADLLGLTGEQSRFCFVWVVRFPLLEYDPSRGRYVAVHHPFTSPVDLSVFQSEKRSELESALAASYDLVLNGEEVGGGSIRIHKADLQGRMLRILGLNDEEIAARFGFLLEALAQGAPPHGGIALGLDRFTSILAGSESIRDVIAFPKTQTGTCPLTGAPTQVARRGYLRL; from the coding sequence CTGGTGGCCCAGGCCACCCGTGAGCTTGCTGGGACTCCCATGCATCTCTGCGGCTGGGTAGAAACTGTCAGAGATCATGGGGGAGTTCTGTTCTTCCATCTGAGAGACGCCACGGGCAAACTGCAGGTGATCCTGGACCCGGGGCGCCTGTCATCTGAAGTGGCCGAGGAGGCCCGGCGCATCCGTCCGGAATGGGTAATGAAGTTTTCGGGTACTTTGCGCCTCCGCCCGCCTGGAACCCAAGCCACCAGCCTCGACACCAAGGATATCGAACTTGAGGCCGGCGGATTTGAAGTGCTCGGGGTCGCCGCCAATTTGCCGTTTCGACCGCAGGAACGGGACAAGGTATCCGAGGACCTGCGGCTCAAGCACAGGACCGTGGACCTTCGCTCAGACACCATGCAGGCGAATCTGCGGCTGCGGCACAGAGTCGTCAGCTCCTTTCGATCTTTCCTCAATTCTGAAGGCTTCATCGAGGTGGAAACGCCGTGCCTGGCCAAGAGCACACCCGAAGGGGCTCGCGATTTCCTGGTGCCTTCCAGGCTGCAGCCGGGCACGTTCTTCGCGCTTCCGCAGTCGCCGCAGCTTTTTAAGCAGATTTTGATGGTGGGCGGCATCGAGAGGTACTACCAGGTGGCCCGATGTTTTCGCGACGAGGATCTCAGGGCCAACCGCCAGCCGGAGTTCACGCAGTTGGACATCGAGGCGAGCTTCGTGAATGAATCGGATGTGATGTGTCTCGTGGAAACCATGATCCGCAGGGCGATGGAAGACGTGGGGCGGCCTTTGGATCCGAAGCCATTCCCGGTCATCAGCTATCAGGAGGCCATGAACCGTTACGGCACCGACGCGCCCGATCTTCGCTTCGATTTGCCCGTCGTCAACCTCACGGAGATCTTTGCCGACACGGAATTCCACCTCTTTCGGAAAATGCTGGATGCCGGAGGTCAGGTGCTAGGTCTGGCCATCCCTGGCTCGTTTCAGCTGTCACGAAAAGACATTGAGACGATCCGGGAACAGGCCGAAGAAGCGGGTGCCGAGGCACCAGCCTGGGGCCGCATCGAGGACGCAGTCTTTTCCTCGAGCCTCGCCAAATTCTTTTCAGAGAAGGAACGCAAGGCGATTGCCGTGGCCATGGGGAACGGCGAGCGCGACCTGATCCTGTTCCAGGCCGGCAAGGATCCCAAAACCCTGTGCCTGAACATGGGCCGCATTCGGCTGCTGGCGGCCGATCTCTTAGGCCTGACCGGGGAGCAGTCTCGTTTTTGCTTCGTCTGGGTCGTTCGGTTTCCTCTGCTGGAATACGATCCAAGCCGCGGCCGATACGTGGCCGTGCACCATCCATTTACGTCGCCCGTGGATCTTTCGGTTTTTCAGAGCGAAAAGAGGAGCGAACTCGAATCTGCCCTGGCCGCCTCTTACGATCTTGTGCTCAATGGGGAGGAGGTGGGCGGCGGCTCCATACGCATCCACAAGGCGGATCTGCAAGGCAGGATGCTCAGGATCCTGGGACTTAACGATGAGGAAATCGCGGCCCGCTTCGGGTTCCTCCTTGAAGCTCTTGCCCAGGGCGCGCCGCCGCACGGCGGCATTGCCTTGGGTCT